A window of the Brassica napus cultivar Da-Ae chromosome A2, Da-Ae, whole genome shotgun sequence genome harbors these coding sequences:
- the LOC106416804 gene encoding uncharacterized protein LOC106416804 isoform X2, producing the protein MYGHISSSIASDDTCPGFLYSENILAPPLPHDHHPHYFLPPPPLMMSHHSLVTAEAVSGFGYFDSSMTTGGGGCSSCDSPSSMGSGGESLVMQRSMSSHNGFFGNLPTTAHDFVNDHDGPVRRALSAGDLPRSSRRESSAVLSESNAIIEGMSKAYKYSPEEKKEKIEKYRSKRNLRNFNKRIKEDISGQ; encoded by the exons ATGTATGGACATATCAGCAGCTCCATAGCCTCCGATGACACGTGTCCAGGTTTCCTATACTCCGAGAACATACTGGCTCCTCCTCTGCCGCATGATCATCATCCTCACTACTTCCTACCTCCGCCGCCTCTTATGATGAGCCACCACTCGTTAGTTACGGCCGAGGCAGTTTCAGGGTTTGGTTACTTTGATTCCAGCATGACCACTGGTGGCGGCGGATGCAGCAGCTGCGACTCGCCGAGCTCGATGGGGAGCGGCGGAGAGAGTCTTGTGATGCAGAGGAGTATGAGTAGCCATAATGGCTTTTTTGGTAATTTACCGACGACGGCCCACGATTTCGTTAACGATCATGATGGGCCAGTGAGACGGGCCCTTAGCGCCGGAGATCTACCC AGGAGTAGCAGGAGAGAGAGCAGTGCGGTGTTGAGTGAGAGCAATGCAATAATAGAAGGAATGAGTAAAGCATATAAGTATAGTCCTgaggagaagaaagagaagatcgAAAAATATCGTAGCAAACGAAACCTTAGGAATTTCAACAAGAGGATTAAG
- the LOC106385746 gene encoding putative respiratory burst oxidase homolog protein H encodes MMKNNSPSDEKWMLESVEIDTMGDTSSKKPDINVKKNEGGLKKTASRGVGSIIRTLSVSNWRKSGNLGSPSTRKSGNLGPPGAAVLPKKGPQRVERTTSSAARGLQSLRFLDRTVTGKERDSWRSIENRFNQFSVDGKLPKEKFGVCIGMGDTMEFAGEVYEALGRRRQIETESGIDKEQLKLFWEDMIKKDLDCRLQIFFDMCDKDGDGKLTEDEVKEVIVLSAAANRLGNLKKNAAAYASLIMEELDPDHKGYIEMWQLEVLLTGMVSNADTEKMKKSQTLTRAMIPERYRTPMSKYVSVTTELMHENWKKIWVLTLWLLINVYLFMWKYNEFMRSPLYNITGRCVCAAKGSAETLKFNMALILVPVCRKTLTMLRSSFLSRMIPFDDNINFHKVIAYAIAFHALLHTLLHLFCNYPRLSTCSYDVFLKYAGSALGHTQPSYLGLMMTSVSITGVFMIFFMGFSFTLAMHYFRRNIVKLPKPFSVLAGFNAFWYAHHLLILAYVLLILHGYYLIIEKPWYEKTTWMYVAVPMLFYASERLFSRVLQDHSHRVHVIKAIVYSGNVLALYVTKPPAFKYKSGMYMFVKCPDLSQFEWHPFSITSAPGDDYLSVHIRALGDWTTELRNTFAKTCEPPPQAAAKPKPNSLMRMETRATGANPHIEESQVLFPKIFIKGPYGAPAQNYQKFDILLLVGLGIGATPFISILKDMLNHLKPGIPKVGQKYEGSVGGESVGGDSISGGGGKKFPQRAYFFWVTREQASFDWFKGVMDDIAEYDKTHVIEMHNYLTSMYEAGDARSALIAMVQKLQHAKNGVDIVSESRIRTHFARPNWRKVFSELSSKHEACRIGVFYCGSPTLVRPLRDLCQEFSLESSTRFTFHKENF; translated from the exons atgatgaaaaataaCAGTCCTAGCGATGAAAAATGGATGTTAGAGAGTGTAGAGATCGATACAATGGGTGATACTTCTTCCAAAAAGCCAGACATTAACGTCAAGAAGAACGAAGGTGGTCTGAAGAAGACTGCGTCAAGGGGTGTGGGATCGATAATCCGCACGTTGAGCGTTTCGAACTGGAGAAAGAGCGGTAATCTTGGCTCGCCAAGCACGAGGAAAAGCGGTAACCTGGGCCCTCCAGGTGCCGCGGTCCTTCCAAAGAAGGGTCCACAAAGAGTAGAGAGGACAACATCTAGCGCTGCTAGGGGACTCCAGAGCTTACGGTTCCTTGATCGGACGGTCACGGGAAAGGAAAGAGATTCATGGAGATCTATTGAGAACCGGTTTAATCAGTTTTCTGTTGATGGCAAATTGCCTAAAGAGAAGTTCGGCGTATGCATTG GAATGGGAGATACAATGGAGTTTGCGGGAGAAGTTTATGAGGCATTGGGTCGGAGAAGGCAAATAGAGACAGAAAGTGGTATTGACAAAGAACAACTTAAGCTGTTTTGGGAAGACATGATCAAGAAAGATCTCGATTGTCGTCTCCAGATATTCTTCGACAT GTGTGACAAGGACGGAGATGGGAAGCTCACGGAAGATGAAGTGAAAGAAGTCATTGTCTTGAGCGCAGCCGCTAACCGCCTAGGGAACCTTAAAAAAAATGCTGCCGCTTACGCTTCTTTGATCATGGAAGAACTCGATCCTGATCACAAGGGATACATCGAG ATGTGGCAGTTAGAAGTGCTCTTAACAGGGATGGTGTCAAACGCTGATacggagaagatgaagaaatctCAAACGCTGACTCGAGCCATGATCCCAGAGCGGTACAGGACGCCAATGAGCAAGTACGTTTCGGTGACCACAGAGTTAATGCACGAGAACTGGAAGAAAATATGGGTCCTCACTTTGTGGCTCCTCATCAACGTCTATCTATTCATGTGGAAGTACAACGAATTCATGAGAAGCCCTCTCTACAACATCACCGGACGCTGCGTTTGCGCCGCTAAAGGCTCGGCGGAAACGCTTAAATTCAACATGGCTCTAATCTTGGTCCCAGTCTGTAGGAAAACCCTGACTATGCTTAGGTCATCGTTCTTGAGTCGCATGATCCCATTCGATGACAACATTAACTTCCACAAGGTGATTGCGTATGCTATCGCCTTCCATGCATTGCTACACACGCTGCTACACCTTTTCTGTAACTATCCTAGGTTAAGTACGTGCTCTTACGACGTGTTCTTGAAGTATGCTGGATCTGCCTTGGGACACACGCAACCGAGCTATCTTGGTTTGATGATGACGTCAGTGTCAATCACTGgagtttttatgatttttttcatgGGATTCTCGTTTACGCTCGCGATGCATTATTTTAGAAGGAACATAGTGAAGTTGCCAAAACCGTTTAGCGTTCTTGCTGGGTTTAATGCGTTTTGGTATGCTCATCATTTGCTGATTCTTGCTTATGTTCTTCTCATTCTTCATGGTTACTATCTTATCATCGAGAAGCCTTGGTACGAGAAAACG ACATGGATGTACGTGGCCGTTCCGATGCTGTTCTACGCAAGTGAGAGGCTTTTCTCACGTGTTCTTCAAGACCACAGCCATCGTGTCCACGTGATTAAG GCTATTGTATATTCGGGAAACGTTCTTGCACTTTACGTGACCAAACCTCCCGCGTTCAAATACAAAAGTGGCATGTACATGTTTGTCAAGTGTCCTGACCTCTCACAATTCGAATG GCATCCATTCTCCATCACTTCTGCACCTGGAGATGACTATTTAAGTGTTCACATAAGAGCCTTAGGTGATTGGACAACTGAACTTAGGAACACATTCGCAAAG ACATGCGAGCCCCCTCCTCAAGCAGCCGCAAAGCCTAAACCAAATAGTCTTATGAGGATGGAAACAAGAGCAACAGGTGCAAATCCCCACATTGAAGAATCACAAGTCTT GTTCCCAAAGATATTCATCAAAGGACCGTATGGAGCTCCAGCACAAAATTATCAGAAGTTCGATATTCTTTTGCTGGTTGGACTAGGGATTGGAGCAACTCCATTCATAAGCATATTGAAAGACATGTTAAACCATCTAAAACCCGGGATTCCCAAAGTT GGGCAAAAGTACGAAGGAAGTGTAGGAGGAGAGAGCGTAGGAGGTGATAGTATTAGTGGTGGTGGAGGCAAGAAGTTTCCTCAGAGAGCATATTTTTTTTGGGTGACAAGAGAACAAGCTTCCTTTGATTGGTTCAAGGGAGTTATGGATGACATCGCCGAGTATGATAAAACC caTGTGATTGAAATGCATAACTACTTAACAAGCATGTACGAAGCAGGAGATGCAAGATCTGCCCTAATCGCTATGGTTCAGAAACTTCAACATGCTAAGAATGGTGTTGACATCGTCTCCGAAAGCCGG ATACGAACACATTTTGCAAGACCCAATTGGAGGAAGGTTTTTTCTGAATTGTCAAGCAAACACGAAGCATGTCGAATAG GCGTGTTCTACTGTGGAAGTCCAACACTGGTTCGACCACTTAGAGATCTTTGTCAGGAGTTTAGTCTCGAGTCATCCACTCGTTTTACTTTCCATAAGGAAAACTTTTAA
- the LOC106385758 gene encoding laccase-17: MASWLLFSVFSCVLLLPEPAFGITRHYTLDIKMHNVTRLCHTKSLVSVNGKFPGPKIIAREGDQLLIKVVNHVPNNISLHWHGIRQLRSGWADGPAYITQCPIQTGQSYVYNYTIVGQRGTLWYHAHISWLRATVYGPLIILPKHGVPYPFPKPHKEVPMVFGEWFNADTEAIIRQATLTGGGPNVSDAYTINGLPGPLYNCSAKDTFRLRVKAGKTYLLRIINAALNDELFFSIANHTVTVVEADAVYVKPFETNTILIAPGQTTNVLLKTKPSYPSASFFMTARPYATGQGTFDNTTVAGILEYEQPKHSKTNIKNLPLFTPVLPALNDTNFATKFSNKLRSLNSKKFPANVPQKVDRKFFFTVGLGTNPCNHKNNQTCQGPTNTTMFAASISNISFTLPTKALLQSHYSGRSNGVYSPNFPWSPIVPFNYTGTPPNNTMVSTGTNVMVLRYNTSVELVMQDTSILGAESHPLHLHGFNFFVVGQGFGNFDPKNDPKKFNLVDPIERNTVGVPSGGWAAIRFLADNPGVWFMHCHLEVHTSWGLRMAWLVLDGDKPDQKLIPPPADLPKC, encoded by the exons ATGGCGTCTTGGCTTCTCTTTTCTGTGTTCTCttgtgttcttcttcttcctgaaCCTGCATTTGGGATTACTAGGCATTATACGCTGGAC ATAAAAATGCACAACGTGACACGTCTTTGCCACACAAAGAGTCTTGTTTCTGTAAACGGGAAGTTTCCAGGGCCTAAGATTATTGCTAGAGAAGGTGACCAGCTTCTTATCAAAGTTGTTAACCATGTCCCAAACAATATCTCTCTCCACTG GCATGGGATCAGGCAATTACGGTCTGGTTGGGCTGATGGACCAGCTTACATAACACAATGTCCTATCCAGACAGGTCAAAGCTATGTATACAACTACACCATTGTTGGTCAAAGAGGAACTCTATGGTACCATGCTCACATCTCATGGCTCAGAGCAACGGTCTATGGTCCTCTCATCATTCTTCCCAAACACGGTGTTCCTTACCCGTTCCCCAAACCTCACAAAGAAGTCCCCATGGTCTTTGGTGAGTGGTTCAACGCAGACACTGAGGCAATCATCCGCCAAGCAACGCTGACAGGAGGTGGTCCAAATGTCTCTGATGCTTACACAATCAACGGTCTTCCTGGTCCACTATACAACTGCTCAGCTAAAG ATACATTCAGACTGAGAGTGAAGGCAGGGAAGACATACCTTCTCAGGATAATCAACGCTGCACTTAATGACGAGCTCTTCTTCAGCATCGCAAACCACACGGTCACAGTCGTTGAAGCTGATGCCGTCTACGTCAAACCATTCGAGACTAACACCATCTTGATCGCTCCTGGCCAGACCACAAACGTCCTGCTCAAGACCAAACCGAGTTACCCTAGCGCCTCCTTCTTCATGACCGCTAGACCATACGCCACGGGTCAAGGGACTTTCGATAACACTACAGTCGCAGGCATCTTGGAATACGAACAGCCTAAACATTCAAAGACCAATATAAAGAATCTTCCTCTCTTCACGCCGGTGCTCCCCGCTCTAAACGACACAAACTTCGCTACCAAGTTTAGCAACAAGCTGCGTAGCTTGAACAGCAAGAAGTTCCCGGCGAACGTGCCTCAGAAGGTCGATAGGAAGTTCTTTTTCACGGTGGGATTGGGGACAAACCCTTGTAACCATAAGAACAACCAGACGTGCCAGGGTCCTACCAACACCACAATGTTTGCTGCATCGATCAGCAACATCTCATTCACGCTGCCAACGAAGGCTCTCCTTCAGTCTCACTACTCTGGGAGATCTAACGGAGTGTATTCTCCAAACTTCCCGTGGAGTCCCATTGTTCCTTTTAACTACACAGGCACTCCGCCTAACAACACCATGGTCAGCACCGGGACGAACGTAATGGTTCTGAGGTATAACACGAGCGTTGAGCTTGTGATGCAGGACACTAGCATTCTTGGGGCGGAGAGCCATCCTCTTCACCTTCATGGGTTCAACTTCTTTGTCGTTGGCCAAGGGTTTGGGAACTTTGACCCGAAGAATGATCCTAAGAAGTTTAATCTTGTTGATCCGATAGAGAGGAACACAGTTGGTGTGCCTTCTGGTGGATGGGCTGCTATTAGATTCCTTGCAGACAACCCAG GAGTGTGGTTCATGCACTGTCACTTGGAAGTGCATACCAGTTGGGGTCTGAGGATGGCTTGGCTTGTTCTTGATGGAGATAAGCCTGATCAGAAACTGATTCCTCCTCCTGCAGACTTGCCCAAGTGCTGA
- the LOC106407087 gene encoding nucleolar protein 58-like, with the protein MKTVTGRVTSEKPISLSKAATLLSSFVSSETEASQDVAAYLRRASAAFTELKSFHREIRCTKAKDEHNNPSVELEDKKKEEKKKSREEAAAEEKVMVKLDEEQGKKERKKKKKGDEDVVEEKVNVKLEEERKEKKKKSKKKRGEDGEENVNEERKEKKKKRKSDGEIGSEERKSKKKKKRKSKEIDA; encoded by the coding sequence ATGAAGACGGTGACGGGAAGAGTAACGAGTGAGAAACCGatctctctctcaaaggcggCTACGCTTCTCTCAAGCTTCGTTTCCTCTGAGACAGAGGCCTCTCAAGACGTTGCCGCGTACCTCCGACGCGCCTCAGCTGCCTTCACTGAGCTGAAGAGCTTCCACAGGGAGATTAGATGTACCAAGGCAAAGGACGAGCATAATAATCCGAGTGTCGAACTCGAGGATaagaagaaggaggagaagaagaagagcagagAAGAAGCTGCTGCTGAGGAGAAGGTGATGGTGAAGTTGGACGAGGAGCAAGGGaagaaagagaggaagaagaagaagaaaggtgatGAAGATGTTGTTGAGGAGAAGGTGAATGTGAAGTTGGAAGaagagaggaaggagaagaagaagaagagcaagaagaagagaggTGAAGATGGTGAGGAGAATGTGAATgaagagagaaaggagaagaagaagaaacggaAGAGTGATGGAGAGATTGGTTCTGAGGAGAGaaagagcaagaagaagaagaagaggaaatcaAAGGAGATTGATGCTTGA
- the LOC106385775 gene encoding DNA-directed RNA polymerase III subunit 1 codes for METKTEIEFTKEPYIEDVGPLKIQSINFSMLSDIEVMKAAEVQVWKNMYYESNFKPIEGGLLDPRMGPPNKRSTCATCHGNFQNCPGHYGYLKLDLPVYNVGFFNFILDILKCICKSCSSMLIEEKMYEDHLKKMRNPRTEPLRKTELAKAVVKKCSLMAGQRVITCKKCGYLNGMVKKVAAQLGIGISHDRSKIHGGEIDEFKSAISHTKESAGGINPLTYVLDPNVVLRLFKGMSDKDCELLYIAHRPENLIITCMLVPPLSIRPSVMIGGTQSNENDITERLKKIIQDNASLHKILSQPTTSPKNMQVWDTVQSEVAQYINSEVRGVQIMPNTKPLAGLLQRLKGKGGRFRANLSGKRVEFTGRTVISPDPNLKITEVGIPILMARILTFPECVSRHNIDKLRQRVRNGPNKYPGARNVRYPDGSSRTLVGDYRKRIADELTYGCIVDRHLEDGDAILFNRQPSLHRMSIMCHRARIMPWRTLRFNESVCNPYNADFDGDEMNMHVPQTEEARTEAITLMGVQNNLCTPKNGEMLVASTQDFLTSAYLITRKDTFYDRAAFSLICSYMGDAMDSIDLPTPTIFKPIELWTGKQVFNVLLRPNASVRVYVTLNVKEKNFRKGEHYDETMCINDGWVYFRNSELISGQLGKATLGNGSKDGLYSILLRDYNSHAAAVCMNRLAKLSARWIGIHGFSIGIDDVQPGKKLKEDREVIVKRRYKDCDELLKNYEKGDLDAAKTLEANLTGFLNKIREETGKLCMDGLHWRNSPLIMSQCGSKGSPINISQMVTCVGQQTVNGSRAPDGFIDRSLPHFPRMSRTPEAKGFVANSFYDGLSATEFFFHTMGGREGLVDTAVKTASTGYMSRRLMKALEDLLVHYDNTVRNASGSILQFTYGDDGMDPALMEGKNGTPLNFDRLFLKIQATCPPRSHHNYLSSDELLQKFEEELVRQDTSRVCTDAFVKSLREFVCLLGVKSASPSQIFSKGSGVTDKQLEVFVKICVSRYRGKTIEPGTAIGPIGAQSIGEPGTQMTLKTFHFAGVASMNITQGVPRINEIINATKTISTPVISAELENPLVEASARMAKGRIEKTTLGQVAESIEVLMTSTSASVRITLDKKIIEEAFLSITPWSVKNSILKTRIKLQDENIRVLDTGLDIIPKGDQNGTHFTLHNLKNVLPNVIVNGIKTVERVVIAEDTDKKKEIGGKKRLKLFVEGTNLLDVMGTPGIDGRTTTSNNIVEVSKTLGIEAARTTIIDEIGSVMGNHGMSIDIRHMMLLADVMTYRGEVLGIQRTGIQKMDKSVLMQASFERTGDHLFSAAISGKVDNIEGVTECVIMGIPMKLGTGILKVLQKTKTEDLPKLNYGADPIIS; via the exons ATGGAGACGAAGACGGAGATCGAATTCACCAAGGAGCCCTACATCGAAGATGTTGGTCCTCTCAAAAT ACAAAGCATAAACTTCTCAATGCTTTCTGATATTGAAGTCATGAAAGCTGCTGAGGTTCAGGTCTGGAAGAATATGTACTACGAGTCCAATTTTAAGCCTATTGAAGGCGGCTTGTTGGATCCTCGAATG GGTCCTCCTAACAAAAGGTCTACATGCGCAACCTGTCATGGCAACTTCCAAAACTGTCCTGGACACTATGGCTATCTGAAGCTTGACCTTCCGGTTTATAACGTTGGATTCTTCAATTTTATCCTTGACATTTTGAAGTGCATCTGTAAG AGCTGTTCCAGCATGCTTATTGAAGAGAAGATGTATGAAGATCACTTGAAGAAGATGCGGAATCCAAGAACGGAGCCATTGAGGAAGACTGAATTGGCCAAAGCGGTTGTCAAGAAGTGCAGTCTGATGGCTGGCCAGAGAGTTATTACTTGCAAAAAATGTGGATACCTCAATG GCATGGTAAAGAAGGTCGCAGCGCAGTTGGGTATAGGCATCAGTCATGACCGATCTAAAATCCATGGTGGGGAGATTGATGAATTTAAATCTGCAATATCCCACACAAAAGAGTCTGCTGGTGGAATAAATCCTCTTACCTATGTTCTTGATCCTAACGTGGTGCTTAGACTTTTTAAAGGAATGAGTGACAAG GACTGCGAACTTCTGTATATTGCTCATAGACCTGAGAATCTCATCATAACGTGCATGCTCGTGCCACCGTTATCAATCCGACCGTCTGTTATGATTGGTGGTACACAAAG CAATGAAAACGACATAACAGAGAGATTAAAGAAAATCATTCAAGACAATGCTTCTCTTCATAAGATTTTAAGCCAACCTACCACATCGCCCAAAAACATG caaGTATGGGATACAGTTCAAAGCGAGGTTGCACAATACATTAATAGTGAAGTCCGAGGTGTCCAGATCATGCCAAACACCAAGCCACTGGCTGGACTCCTTCAGCGTCTCAAGGGAAAAGGGGGACGTTTCCGTGCAAACTTGTCAGGGAAGCGTGTCGAGTTCACTGGTAGAACTGTTATTTCACCTGATCCCAATTTGAAAATTACAGAG GTAGGGATTCCTATCCTTATGGCCCGGATCTTAACTTTTCCTGAATGTGTGTCCCGTCATAATATTGATAAGTTGAGGCAACGCGTCCGCAATGGCCCTAATAAATACCCTGGTGCCAGAAATGTCAGATATCCAGATGGTTCTTCAAG GACTTTGGTGGGTGATTATCGGAAGCGTATTGCTGATGAATTGACTTATGGATGCATAGTTGACCGTCATTTGGAAGACGGGGATGCTATTCTTTTCAACAGACAACCGAGTCTGCATCGGATGTCTATCATGTGTCACAGG GCAAGAATAATGCCTTGGAGAACATTGAGGTTCAACGAATCGGTTTGTAACCCATATAATGCTGATTTTGATGGTGATGAGATGAACATGCACGTACCACAAACAGAGGAGGCTCGGACAGAGGCTATTACATTGATGGGG GTACAAAACAATTTATGCACCCCAAAAAATGGAGAAATGTTAGTAGCATCAACACAGGATTTTTTAACATCTGCCTATTTGATAACGAGAAAGGACACATTCTATGACCGTGCAGCCTTTTCACTTATATGTTCTTATATGGGAGACGCCATGGATTCCATAGATCTGCCCACGCCCACAATCTTTAAG CCAATAGAGCTTTGGACTGGTAAACAggtttttaatgttttgctgcGTCCAAACGCAAGTGTCAGAGTCTACGTAACTCTCAATGTGAAAGAGAAGAACTTCAGGAAGGGAGAACATTATGATGAAACAATGTGCATAAATGATGGATGGGTTTATTTTCGGAACAGTGAGCTAATATCAGGACAACTGGGGAAGGCTACGTTAG gaaaTGGAAGCAAGGATGGATTATATTCAATTCTTCTTCGAGATTACAACTCCCATGCTGCTGCAGTCTGCATGAATCGTCTAGCAAAGTTGAG TGCTCGATGGATTGGAATCCATGGCTTCTCCATTGGGATCGATGACGTTCAACCTGGAAAAAAGTTGAAAGAGGACAGAGAGGTTATAGTGAAACGCCGATATAAGGATTGTGATGAATTACTTAAGAACTATGAAAAAGGAGATCTAGATGCTGCAAAAACACTGGAAGCTAACTTAACAGGGTTTCTTAATAAAATTCGAGAAGAGACTGGGAAG CTCTGTATGGACGGATTACATTGGAGAAACAGTCCCTTGATCATGTCGCAATGCGGTTCCAAGGGATCCCCTATCAATATCAGTCAGATGGTTACATGTGTTGGTCAGCAGACAGTTAATGGTAGCCGTGCTCCTGATGGATTTATAGATCGAAGTCTTCCTCATTTCCCTAGAATGTCCAGAACCCCTGAA GCTAAAGGTTTTGTTGCTAATTCGTTCTACGACGGCCTTAGTGCCACAGAGTTTTTCTTTCACACTATGGGTGGACGAGAAGGTCTAGTTGATACAGCG GTGAAAACTGCCAGTACAGGTTACATGTCTCGAAGACTGATGAAAGCCTTGGAGGATCTCTTAGTCCATTATGATAACACAGTGCGAAACGCCAGCGGAAGCATACTTCAGTTTACTTATGGGGATGATGGGATGGACCCAGCACTGATGGAAGGAAAGAATGGAACGCCTTTAAATTTTGATAGATTATTTCTTAAAATTCAG GCCACTTGTCCTCCTAGATCACATCACAATTATCTTTCTTCAGACGAACTGTTGCAAAAGTTCGAAGAGGAGTTAGTCAGGCAAGATACAAGTCGGGTGTGCACTGACGCCTTCGTGAAATCTCTAAGAGAATTTGTTTGTTTGCTCGGAGTAAAGTCTGCAAGCCCGAGCCAGATTTTCTCTAAAGGATCTGGTGTGACTGATAAGCAACTCGAg GTATTTGTGAAAATTTGTGTATCTCGATACCGGGGGAAAACAATTGAACCTGGGACTGCAATTGGACCAATAGGAGCTCAGAGTATCGGAGAACCAGGGACACAAATGACTCTGAAAACTTTTCACTTTGCTGGAGTTGCTAGCATGA ATATCACCCAAGGAGTTcctcgaatcaacgaaatcatAAATGCTACCAAAACTATAAGCACACCCGTCATCTCTGCAGAACTTGAGAACCCCCTGGTAGAGGCTAGTGCCCGAATGGCCAAAGGACGCATCGAGAAAACTACTTTAGGACAG GTTGCTGAGAGTATCGAGGTGCTAATGACTTCAACATCAGCGTCAGTGAGGATAACCCTTGACAAGAAAATAATAGAGGAGGCGTTTTTGTCTATAACCCCCTGGTCGGTTAAAAATTCCATACTAAAGACCAGAATCAAACTGCAGGATGAG AATATCAGGGTCTTAGATACGGGATTGGATATTATTCCAAAGGGAGATCAAAATGGGACTCATTTCACTCTCCACAATCTGAAGAATGTGCTGCCAAATGTTATAGTGAAT GGGATCAAAACAGTTGAGCGAGTCGTTATAGCAGAGGATACagataaaaagaaagagattggTGGGAAGAAAAGATTGAAACTGTTCGtggaggg AACAAACCTCCTGGATGTAATGGGCACTCCGGGAATCGATGGGAGAACTACTACAAGCAACAATATTGTCGAAGTGAGCAAAACACTGGGAATTGAGGCTGCAAGGACGACAATTATTGATGAAATAGGGTCAGTTATGGGAAACCATGGAATGAGTATAGACATTCGTCACATGATGCTTTTGGCTGATGTCATGACTTACCGG GGGGAGGTACTTGGGATCCAAAGAACCGGGATACAGAAGATGGACAAAAGTGTGCTGATGCAGGCATCTTTTGAGAGGACTGGAGATCATTTATTTAGTGCAGCAATTAGCGGAAAAGTTGATAACATAGAGGGAGTCACAGAGTGTGTGATTATGGGCATACCAATGAAACTCGGAACCGGAATCCTCAAAGTCCTCCAAAA